A genome region from Arachis duranensis cultivar V14167 chromosome 6, aradu.V14167.gnm2.J7QH, whole genome shotgun sequence includes the following:
- the LOC107494573 gene encoding eukaryotic peptide chain release factor subunit 1-3 has protein sequence MSDGQESDKNIEIWKIKKLIKALEAARGNGTSMISLIMPPRDQISRVTKMLGDEFGTASNIKSRVNRQSVLGAITSAQQRLKLYNKVPPNGLVLYTGTIVTEDGKEKKVTIDFEPFKPINASLYLCDNKFHTEALNELLESDDKFGFIVMDGNGTLFGTLSGNTREVLHKFTVDLPKKHGRGGQSALRFARLRMEKRHNYVRKTAELATQFFINPATSQPNVSGLILAGSADFKTELSQSDMFDPRLQAKILNVVDVSYGGENGFNQAIELSAEILSNVKFIQEKRLIGKYFEEISQDTGKYVFGVDDTLKALEMGAVETLIVWENLDINRYVLKNATNGEIIIKHLSKEQETDQSNFRDATTSAELEVQEKMPLLEWFANEYKRFGCSLEFVTNKSQEGSQFCRGFGGIGGILRYQLDIRSFDELSDDGEVYEDSD, from the coding sequence ATGTCTGATGGTCAAGAATCGGACAAGAACATTGAGATATGGAAGATCAAGAAATTGATTAAAGCTTTGGAAGCTGCAAGGGGCAATGGTACCAGCATGATTTCTCTAATCATGCCTCCACGTGATCAAATATCCCGTGTCACTAAGATGTTGGGAGATGAATTTGGAACTGcttcaaatattaaaagtagGGTGAACCGCCAGTCGGTGTTGGGAGCCATTACTTCTGCTCAACAGAGGTTAAAGCTTTACAATAAAGTTCCTCCAAATGGGTTGGTCCTTTACACCGGAACCATTGTCACTGAAGATGGCAAGGAAAAGAAGGTGACAATTGATTTTGAACCATTTAAGCCTATCAATGCATCACTGTACCTCTGTGATAACAAGTTTCACACTGAAGCTCTAAATGAACTTTTAGAATCTGATGACAAGTTTGGTTTTATTGTTATGGATGGAAATGGAACCCTTTTTGGGACTTTAAGTGGAAATACTCGGGAGGTGCTTCATAAATTTACTGTTGATCTGCCAAAGAAGCACGGTAGAGGAGGGCAGTCAGCTTTGCGTTTTGCCCGTCTTCGTATGGAAAAGAGGCACAATTATGTTAGGAAGACTGCAGAACTTGCCACTCAGTTCTTCATCAATCCTGCTACTAGTCAGCCTAATGTTTCCGGACTTATACTTGCCGGTTCAGCTGACTTCAAGACTGAGCTGAGTCAGTCTGATATGTTTGATCCTCGTCTGCAAGCAAAAATATTGAACGTGGTTGATGTTTCATATGGTGGGGAAAATGGCTTTAATCAAGCCATTGAGTTATCTGCGGAGATTTTGTCAAATGTGAAGTTCATTCAAGAGAAACGCCTGATAGGAAAATATTTTGAGGAGATCAGTCAAGATACCGGGAAATACGTCTTTGGGGTTGATGACACATTGAAGGCTCTGGAGATGGGGGCAGTTGAAACACTTATTGTATGGGAAAATTTGGACATTAATAGGTATGTCTTGAAAAATGCTACTAATGGTGAGATCATCATAAAGCACTTGAGCAAGGAACAAGAGACCGACCAAAGCAACTTCCGAGATGCAACCACCTCTGCAGAGTTGGAGGTCCAGGAGAAAATGCCCTTGCTCGAGTGGTTCGCCAACGAGTACAAACGATTTGGATGCTCACTTGAATTCGTGACCAACAAGTCACAAGAAGGATCGCAATTTTGCAGGGGGTTTGGTGGAATTGGGGGCATCCTTCGCTACCAGCTCGACATCAGATCGTTCGATGAGTTATCCGATGATGGAGAAGTGTATGAGGATTCTGATTAA